Proteins encoded within one genomic window of Balneolaceae bacterium:
- the hflX gene encoding GTPase HflX, with translation MLEEIRKPSLEKEKAVLVGLFGPDTPRWLAEEYLDELMLLADTAGADTVHKELQNRPHPDPTTYIGKGKVKQLKQICADKNADLIIFDDDLTATQIRNVEKIAKVKVLDRSGLILDIFASRAKTAAAKTQVELAQLQYLLPRLTRFWTHLSRQKGGIGTKGPGETQIETDRRLIGKRITTLKEKLEKLDRQRTTQRKGRENNTRVSLVGYTNAGKSTLMNALTETNVLAEDRLFATLDSTVRRLDLENHEVLLSDTVGFIRKLPHDLIESFKSTLDEVREADVLLHVVDASSRLVDDYIEVVEDTLEEMGIHQPNKMLVFNKIDLLEPEKLIGLKKEFPDATFVSAIRGIGLGKLEDELENLIEEDYVDFSYNVPMSHYKAVAYLHEVAVVNKEQYEGNNVSIAGSTSKADRDRFESMLADIN, from the coding sequence TTGTTAGAAGAGATAAGAAAACCCTCACTGGAGAAAGAAAAGGCGGTATTGGTAGGCCTTTTCGGTCCTGATACTCCCCGCTGGCTGGCAGAAGAGTATCTTGATGAGCTGATGTTACTGGCTGATACAGCGGGTGCAGATACCGTTCATAAAGAACTGCAAAATCGTCCGCATCCGGATCCTACTACCTATATCGGAAAAGGAAAGGTTAAACAACTGAAACAGATCTGTGCTGATAAAAACGCCGATCTTATCATTTTTGATGATGATCTGACCGCGACCCAGATTCGAAATGTCGAAAAAATAGCCAAAGTTAAAGTACTGGACCGAAGCGGGCTGATTCTGGATATTTTTGCATCGCGGGCCAAAACAGCAGCGGCCAAAACACAGGTTGAGTTGGCTCAGCTGCAATATCTGCTTCCCCGGCTGACGAGGTTCTGGACTCACTTGTCTCGTCAGAAAGGTGGTATTGGTACGAAAGGCCCCGGTGAAACTCAGATTGAGACAGACCGCCGTTTGATAGGTAAGAGAATAACAACACTTAAAGAAAAGCTTGAAAAGTTAGACCGGCAGCGGACGACTCAACGAAAAGGCCGCGAAAATAATACGAGAGTCTCTCTGGTGGGATACACGAATGCCGGCAAGTCCACCCTGATGAATGCCTTGACAGAAACCAATGTGCTGGCAGAAGACAGGCTTTTTGCCACCCTGGATTCAACTGTACGGCGCTTGGATCTGGAAAATCATGAAGTACTTCTTTCCGACACTGTTGGATTTATTCGAAAACTGCCGCATGATTTGATTGAAAGTTTTAAATCTACCCTGGATGAAGTTCGCGAGGCAGATGTTTTGCTTCATGTGGTTGATGCTTCCAGCAGACTGGTGGATGATTATATTGAGGTTGTTGAAGATACCCTGGAGGAGATGGGAATTCATCAACCCAATAAAATGCTTGTGTTCAACAAGATAGACCTATTAGAACCCGAAAAATTGATCGGGCTAAAGAAAGAGTTCCCTGATGCCACATTTGTATCCGCCATCCGCGGAATTGGTCTTGGAAAACTGGAGGATGAACTCGAAAATCTGATTGAAGAAGATTACGTCGATTTTTCTTACAATGTACCGATGTCTCATTATAAAGCTGTGGCGTATTTACACGAGGTTGCTGTGGTGAATAAAGAACAATACGAAGGAAATAACGTTTCAATTGCAGGAAGTACCTCGAAAGCTGATCGTGATCGGTTTGAATCGATGCTTGCTGATATCAACTAA